In the Deferribacter desulfuricans SSM1 genome, CAAGAACTCCTTGGACGTCAGTCAAAAGTATGAGTTTTTCTGCTTTTAAAAATTTTGCTACACTAGAAGCAACAAGATCAGCATTGATATTATAGGTCTCAAAATTTTCATCAACACCAACAGGTGCTATCACGGGGATAAAATTTTTGGTTATATTTTCTAAAACGCTTGTGTTAACTTCTTCTACTAATCCCACATGTCCAATATCTATAATTTCTGGTGTTTTTATAAATTTATCATTTTTCTTGATGAGAAGTTTTTTGGCTTTAATTAAGTTACCATCCTTACCAGACAGCCCAATGGCTTTTCCACCATGCTTGTTGATTAATTTTACAATCTCTTTATTAACGCTACCAGCCAAAACCATTTCAACTATATTCATAGTTTCTTTATCTGTAACACGCATACCGGAAACAAATTTTGAATCTATATGTAGTTTTTTTAACATTTCACCTATTTGTGGCCCGCCTCCATGGACTATTACTACATTTATCCCTACAAACTTTAAAAGTGTTATATCTTGCGCGAAACAACTTTTCAGTTTTTCATCAACCATTGCGTGCCCGCCATATTTTATCACTATAGTTTTGCCTGCAAATTTTCTGATATAAGGGAGGGCTTCAATAAGAATATTTGCTTTCTCAATAAGTTTTTCCATGATAACCTCAAATGTTAAAAATATTTTTAAATTTATCTAATAAACTTTGTGTACTTTGTGTATCAAGTTTTTTATCGTTATTGTCAAATTCTTTCAACTTTTTTGAGCGCTCTTCAATTAATTTTTCTATATTTCTGTATAAACTTGTATTGTGCAAGAAGACCTTGAATACAGGTTTTGTTATTTCAAGTAGTCTGCAGTCTGTTATAGCAGTTACTGTTGCAGATCTTTTTTCCCCTGTTAAAAGACTCATCTCACCAAACATTGCACCTTTTGATAATTCAGAAATCTTTTTGCCTGATTTACTTACCTCTAATGTCCCCTCTAAAACTATATACATTGTATCACCAGAATCCCCTTCTTTAACTATTACAGAACCTTCTGCATATTGATTAATAAATGAAAAACGAACGATATTTGCTAAGATAGTTGTAGAAATACTTTCAAAAATAGGGATTTGAGAGAGTATATTTATAGTATCTTTATCAACTTCTTCAGGTTTTTCTTCAGATGTGTCTTTGTTGATTATTGTTCTTATTGGGAAAGGTATTTCTATATTTGCCATTTTAAATTCATACCAAAGTGATGAATAAATTTCATCTTTTGCATCACGTAAAAATTTGTACTCTTTAATCCAGAATGCAATATCATAATCTATACTAAAATCATTATAATTTTTTAAATAAATATTTATCCCTTTACTTTTATCAACATATATGCAGTTTTCTAAAACTTTTGAAACTACCTGCTTGAGCTTTGCTGGTGGAGTGTCGTAACTAACGCCAATACCAAGAAGAATTCTTAGAGATTTTTCTGGTTTGTTGAAATTTAACAGATTACCAGAAGAGATAGTATTGTTTGGTATTATGAGATAGACGTTGTCTAATGTTTTTAGTTTGGTATAGCGCCAGTTAATTTCTACTACTTCCCCTGTTTGATCATCAACTTTTATCCAATCACCAACATCAAAAGGTTTTTCAATCTGAATTATGAGCCCCGAAATCAGATTGCCGATTGTATCTTTCATGGATAAACCTATAATTGCAGTTAAAATAGCAGAAGGTGTCAGGATAGTAATAATATCTATATTAAAAACTATTCTCAAAATCGATAATACAAAAATGATAAGAATAATAAGTTTTACTATATCTATTAAAATGTGTTTAATATATTTCTTTTTATGCTTGATTAGAAAGTCCTCTATGTAGATTTTGACTATCAAATTATAAAATATCAAAAATATTAAAGAAACTTCAGTAAAAGATAGAAGTTTTGTTAGAAATGGTGAAAAGACCATTTTATTTTTTGCTAATTCTATTACTAAAACTATAAATAGAAAATTTAGTGTTTTACTTAATGACTTATTTATACTTAGTTTTTTCGTTAATCTACCAATAATTAGCTTGGTAAAGAAAAATAAAACGATTAAAGCTGCAATAATAATTAATTCATAAAAGTGTTCTTTTATAATGTTTGAGTTAAATAGTGACAACTATTTCACCTAACTCTTTTCTTTTCCTTTCTCTAATAGCGCCATCTTTTGGATATCCTAAAGGTGTCATTAGTAGAGGTATCTCATTTTCTGGTAAATTTAGAGCTTCTTTTACTTTGGCTTCATCGAAAGCTGCTATATAACAGGTACCCAATCCTTGCTCTGTAGCAGCAAGAATGAAATAATCAGCAATGATTGTGACATCACATAAAAGGTAATCTTTACCATCATTTCTTATCCAGTTATTGTCGGTTAGTCCTACAAAAACCACAATTATTGGTGCTTCTTCGAGCCAGCTTCTTGGATAAGCTTCGCAAAGTGCGGTTTTAACAGTTTTATCTTTAATAATGTAAATTTTCCAAGGTTGTCTATTGGCTGCACTTGGAGCAAGTCTTGCGACTTTCAGTATGTAATCTATTTTTTCGTCTTCAACATGTTTTGATAAATACCCTCTAACCGAGTATCTTTTGTTGACAAGTTTATAAAAATCCATAATATCACCTCATATTATGTTCCTTTAAATTAACTCTAATGAGATTATATATTCATTAATAAGCTATGTAAAGTCTATAAATTGGAGGAGATAATGGCTGTTGTATATTATGCATCACTTGATAACAAAAAGTTAAACTCACCGCTGAATAAATTAAAAAAGTTATTTAAAAGGCTGCAACCAGAAAATATTTTTGAAAAGGGGAGTTTGATTGCTGTAAAGACCCATTTTGGAGAGCTTGGTAATACAGCATTTATCAGACCTATATTTTTAAGACCGGTTATCGAGATACTAAAAAATATTAAAGTAAAACCGTTTTTAACAGATACTAATACTCTTTATGTGGGTATGAGGACAAACAGTGTGGATCATCTTCATAATGCTTTTTTAAATGGATTTAATTATTCTACATTACAGGTGCCAGTAATTATTGCAGATGGTTTAAGAGGGGAAAATAGTATTAGTATTAATATAGATGGTGAGTTATTAAATGAAGTTAAACTTGCTTCTGATATTGTACATTCAGATGGGATGGTTTGTGTAAGCCACTTTAAAGGGCACGAGGTATCTGGCTTTGGAGGTGCAATAAAAAATTTATCAATGGGTTGTGCTTCAAGAGAAGGTAAATTAGCTATGCATTCTGTCACAAGGCCAAGTGTTCATACAGAAAAATGTACAGCCTGTGGTTTATGTAAGGATGCCTGTGCTTCAGATGCTATAACTATTAGTAAATATGCTGAAATTACTGAAAAGTGTACAGGTTGTGCAAGATGTATTGCTGTTTGCCCACAAGGTGCTATCGGTATAAACTGGGATGAAACTGCTGAAAATACATCATTAAAAATGGCTGAGTATGCATATGGGGTTTCAAATGCACTTAAAGGAAAAATTCTTTATATAAATATTGCAAAGGAAATATCTCCTGCTTGCGATTGTTATCCTGGAAATGATCGCCCAGTATGTGAGGATATAGGATTTTTTGCATCAACTGATCCTGTTGCCATTGATAAAGCTTGTTATGATATGGTGATAAAAAGATTGGGATATGACCCATTTAATAAAATTTATGACTATATCGACCCTTTAATACAACTTAAACATGCAGAGAAGCTTGGATTAGGTTGTTTAGATTATGAGCTTAAGGTTGTTAAATAAAATTTTTAAGTAAAATATATATTTTTTGTTGACTAAATATGATAAAATGATATATAAACCGATTCCCGATGTTTATGTGTAAAAATGGAGGTGATAATAGATGTTTGCTATCGTAAAAACAGGTGGAAAACAGTATACAGTTAAGATTGGTGATGTTCTCAAGGTTGAAAAATTGGATGTTGATGCTGGATCTACTGTTGAAATAAAAGATGTTTTGGCTGTGGCTACAGAGCAGGATTTGGTTCTTGGAAACCCAGTGGTTGAAAATGCAAAGGTAGAAGTTGAAGTTTTAGAGCATGGTAGGGACAAAAAGATTTTAGTGTTTAAAAAGAAAAGAAGAAAAGATTATAAAAAGAGATATGGCCACAGACAGTATTTCACTAAAATTAAAGTAAAAGATATCAAAGTAGGTTAGGGAGGCTGAAATGGCTCATAAGAAAGCTGGTGGTAGTACTAAAAACGGTCGAGATAGCCAGAGTAAAAGATTGGGTGTTAAAAAGTTTGGCGGCGAATACGTAAAAGCTGGAAATATAATTGTTAGACAAAGAGGTACTAAGTTTAAACCTGGGAAAAATGTTGGGTTAGGTAAAGATTATACAATATTTTCACTTATTGAAGGTTATGTAAAGTTTGAAGATAAAGGTAGAATGGGTAAGTTTATCTCAGTATATCCTGAAAGAGTCTAATCAAGCCCCTTAAAAAGGGGCTTTTTTCTTGCATTTTTTCCTGTTGTAGTTCTTGGTAAAATCTATATTATAAAATAAAAAAATAGAGTTAGATTATGAAATTTATTGATGTAGCAAAAATCCATGTAAAAGCTGGTGATGGTGGAAGAGGTTGTGTTAGCTTTAGACGAGAGAAGTTTGTTCCACGTGGTGGCCCAGATGGTGGCAACGGTGGTGATGGTGGTGATGTATATTTAGTTGGTGATGAAGGGAAATCTACATTATTAGATGTAACTTTTAAAGCTATTTATAAAGCAAAACGAGGGGAACACGGTAGAGGTAAAGATCAGCACGGTAAAAAAGGTGATGATGTTTTTATAAAAGTGCCTGTGGGTACAGTTGTAAAAGATTATGAAAATGGTGAGATAATAGCTGATATTACTGAGCATGGTCAGAAGGTATTGGTTGCCAAAGGTGGAAAAGGTGGACGAGGAAATATGATGTTTGTTTCTCCAACGCAAAGGGCACCAAGATATGCAGAAGATGGAGAACCTGGTGAGGAAAAAATACTGTTACTTGAGCTAAAATTGATAGCTGATGTGGGGATTGTTGGCTATCCAAATGCAGGCAAATCCACTTTTATTTCTGTTGTTTCAGCTGCCAGACCAAAAATAGCTGATTACCCATTTACAACTATAACACCAAACTTGGGTGTGGTAAAAGGTGAATATGGTGAAAGTTTTGTTATAGCAGATATGCCAGGATTAATTGAAGGCGCTCACAAAGGTGTTGGGCTTGGTACACAGTTTTTAAGGCATATTGAGCGAACCAGATTGCTATTACATTTCGTTGATTCATCTGATTTTGAAACTCCTATGGATATTAGGTATGAAAAAATAAGAGAGGAATTAGAAAAGTATTCTGATGAATTGTCAAAGAAAAAAGAGATTATTGTTGCGACAAAAGTTGATGCTGCTAATGAGGAGTTTTTAGATAATTTTAGAAAATATATTGAACAAATAGGTAAAAAAAATGATTATTACGAAGTATCTGCTTTAACAAAAAATGGTGTTAAAGAGTTGTTAAAAAGGGTAGAAAAAGAGATTATATCATTAAATGAAAAAGATAAATGAGGTTTTAAACGAAACTCTCCCAAAAAGCATATCTAAAACATTATCAATAGTTAAGTTGTGGAGAGAAGTTTGTGGAGATTTCATATCAAAATTAACTATTCCTCTTATAATTAAAGATGGCATTTTATACGTTGCAACATCAGAGCATATTTTAAAAAATGAATTTTCATTTGTAAAAGATGAAATTATTGAAAGATTAAACAGTTTTGGTTTAGGTATTAAGGATATTAGAATTATACTGCAATTTGTAGAAAAAAAAGATACTGAAAGTGTGAAATTTAGAGAGATAACTGATAAAGAAAAAATGATAGTTGAGAGATACGCTAATAGAATTCAGGATGAAAATTTAAGAGAGAAGTTTAAAGGAGCAATGCTGGCCTATTTCAAAAGGTATTCTTTAAAAGATTTTATAAATGGGAATTTAGATGTTGAATAAATTATAATTATAATTATTATATATTGAGCGGAGGCATATAATGGTTTTAAAGATTGTAAAATATCCAAACCCAATTTTAAGAAGAAAGTCAAAAGAAGTTAAAGAAATTGATGGTCGTGTTATAAAACTAATAGATGATATGGTTGAAACGATGTATGCTGCTCCTGGCCTTGGTTTAGCTGCACCACAGGTTGGTGTAAATGAGAGAATATTGGTTATTGATCCTTCTGCAGGTGAGGATAAGTCTAAATTGATAAAAATAATAAATCCTGTCATTGTTGAAGCTGATGGTGAGGTTATTGAGGAAGAAGGGTGCTTGAGCATTCCTGGTGAGTATGCCAATGTGAGAAGAGCTGCTAAGGTTTTGGTAAAAGGGTTAGATGTTGATGGGAAAGAGGTTGAAATTGAAGCAGAAGATTTGTTGGCAAGGGCTTTTCAGCATGAAATAGACCATCTCAATGGTGTTTTATTTATAGATAGATTATCTCCAACTAAAAGGGAAACAATTCAAAAGCATATCAAAAAAAGGATTGCAGCTGGGGATTATGTCTTAGATTGATTAGTAATAAGGTTGATTCAACCAGTAATATAAATGTTGCAAAGTAATTGTAGCATAAGTTACTCAGATTGCTTCGCTGACGCTTTCAATGGCAGATTTTGGGGTCATTGTGAGGCAACGTAAGTTGCCGAAGCAATCTCAAAATTACATTGGTTTCAAAAAATTATCTTATTATACATTATCCTATTATCTAATTATCAATGATTTAGGATGGTAAGCAATAAACAGCTTTTAAACGGATATTTAAATTAATTATCAGGTGTTTTGTTTATTAATTCTGTTATTGTTTCTACTAGTTTGTGTTTATCAATTATTTTGTATTGGTTATTATCTGTCTTTAAAGACTCAACATTGCTAGATGAGAATATAAAACATTTGGTATCAGGTGATAAATCTTTTATTTTTTTTAGTAATACATACCCTTGTTCGTTTTTAAGGTTTAAATCAACAAATGCATAATCAATTTTTTGGTTTTTTAAAGTATCTTCTAAATTATTGCTTGAATATAAAGAGTAAAAATTAAATTTAAATTTTTTTGATAAAATATTCAAAATATCATGAAATGATTTCTCATCATCAATCAGGAGAATATTCATCAATAAGCCTCTTGCAATTTATTGTGTATATAATATAATCTTTATAATTAAATATTAAAGGGTTGTAAATGAGAAAAATAAAAATTTTTATAATTTTAATTTTTTTACTAATTCCATGTGTTTTGTTTGCAAATGATGTAGATAATTTGATAAACAAATATTCTAAAATAAAGACCATTCAAGCAAATTTTTTACAAAAGACTTTAATTAAAGGGTTTGGTGAGGAATATTACTCTGGAAAAGTGTATTTGATAAAAGGGGAAAGACTCCTTTGGAATTATACCTCACCATATTGGCAATATTATCTTTTTCAAAATGGAGTAATGGAATATTATGATAGTAGTTTAAAACAGTTAATGCGCCAAAAAATTAATTTTGAAAATAATGTTATTTTACAATTAATTATGGATTTGGGATCGTTAAAAAAGAATTTCAATGTTAGTTTGTTAAATGAAGATAGATTAAAACTAATTCCTAAAAATGAAATAGGTATTAAATATATTTTGTTAGATTTTGATAATACTTTTGTAAAAACAATGAAGAGTGAAGATGACGCGGGAAATTTCACTGAAATAGTGTTTAAGGATGTTTTGATAAATAAAAATATTGATGAGTCAGTATTTGAGATAGTAGTTCCACTTGATACTGAGGTTTTTGACTATACAAAATAATTCGAGAATGTTCACTGTAAAACTTGTTCTAGTTTTCATATTGTTTATCTAATGCTGCAATGACAACAATTTTGGGGCATTGTGTGGCAACGTAAGTTGACAAGGTAATCTAAAGATTATGATAATTGTCCAGATATTGGTTTGTTGTGTAACATCCTCAATTTAATTATTTTTTAAAAATCTTTTGTTATCTCTTTTTTCGAAAAGATTTGTTTTGTCTAAATATTCTAATATGGCAATGATTGTTTTTCTGGGGGCTTGAATAATCGATTTTATATTTTTTATATCTACATAACCTTTCTCTTTTGCTAGAGTAATACTTTTGTCAACTATTGTATTTAAAACTGAAGATGGAATAAAAATATTATCTGAAATCTTTTTAATTTTTTCTCTGTTTTGAAGATAAAAGATTATTTTTTCAGCTTCATTTTTAGAAATATTAAGTTTCTCTACTAGATTTGCTGGGTTTGTTACAGAAAGATCTTTTTCCATAAGTGACAATGCTACTAAAGCTTTTTTTTCAAAAGGGGTTATTTTATTTTTTGAAATTGTATAAACTGTAAATGTGAACTCATTTTCTGAAAGTTTATTTTTTATCCTATTAAATAAAAATTCCTTTAAACTATCCGGAAGATTTTTAAAATCGTCAAGATCATTTAGGTTTATACTATCATTATTTTGAATAATATTGATTATATTTTTTATTAATTCATCTATTTTAGGTTTAGAACAAATTATATTGGAAAATAGTATATAATCATACTTTTTGATTAAATCTCTTATTTCTTTTTCAGGGATATGAAAAAGTTGATGTAAATTTTTGAAGATGTAATAACCTTGTTCCTGAGTTAAAATCGCTAGAGCTTCTTTTATTTCATTTTTAACTATATATTGAAGGAGAGATAATAAGTTTTGTTTTTTTAATGAGATATCATCACAAAATATGGAGGTTAATCCTGCAATAGTAAGCTGAGGAGAACCACTTCTAATTAGCATTCTTTCTGTTGGGTATGTCATAATATTTTTATCTGCCATTATTACAGCATATGAGGTATTACCAGGAGTTAATTCTTTTTTATCCAAAAGGATAATTTTTGCGTAAAAATAATCTGTGCCGTAAAATATTAAATATTTCTTATTTGATTTAATTTTAAAATTTGAATCTATATTTTTAAAAACGGTTATTTGAGCATAAAACTTGTTTGTAGAGTAATAGTCCCCTTTATGTAATATAAAACCTCTGTTTAATTCATTTTTTTTGATATCGCTTAAATTAATTGCGGTGCGCATATTTGGCATTGCTTCTGTAGCTTTTTCATTGTGATTTTGGATAGATTTAACTTTTATTTTTAAATTTTTTGGGAATGTAAATACTTGATCACCCTGTTTTATTATACCAAAATTTGTTGTCCCTGTAACTATCGTTCCAAAACCTTTTAAACTAAACACTCTATCAATATGCATCAAAAAAGGGAAATCGATCTTATTATCAGTGTAATTTCTGGCATATTTTATGATAGTTTCTTTTAATTTTGTAATTGAATCTTCGTCTTTAACAGAAGTTTTAATAATCTCAATATTTTTAAAGTTATATTGCTCAATAAATATTTTTATTTCATTTAGTCTTTTTTCTAAAATATTTTCATCTATTAGGTCAACTTTATTTAAAGCTACTATTAGGTTTTCTATTTGGAGGTAATCAATAATATTGCAATGTTCTATAGTCTGAGCTTTTATACCTTCTTTTGCATCTATTACAAGGACACAAATATTAAAATTTGTTGCACCAGCAATCATATTTTTTACTAAAGCTTCATGGCCTGGGACATCGATAAATGAAATAATCAAGTCATCTTTCTTAAAAGAAGCAAATCCTAAATCTATGGTTATCCCTTTAGATTTTTCTTCTTTTAATCTATCAGGATCTGTCCCTGTTAAAGCTTTTACAATTGAAGATTTACCGTGATCTATATGTCCTGCAGTTCCAACTATTACTGACTTAATGCCCATTTTATACCGTTAGCCACAATTTTAAGGTCACTATCAAAAATTGTTCTTAGATCCAAAATTATACTATCATTTTGTATCCTACAAATAATTGGAGGATCAAAGTC is a window encoding:
- the def gene encoding peptide deformylase, with translation MVLKIVKYPNPILRRKSKEVKEIDGRVIKLIDDMVETMYAAPGLGLAAPQVGVNERILVIDPSAGEDKSKLIKIINPVIVEADGEVIEEEGCLSIPGEYANVRRAAKVLVKGLDVDGKEVEIEAEDLLARAFQHEIDHLNGVLFIDRLSPTKRETIQKHIKKRIAAGDYVLD
- the obgE gene encoding GTPase ObgE produces the protein MKFIDVAKIHVKAGDGGRGCVSFRREKFVPRGGPDGGNGGDGGDVYLVGDEGKSTLLDVTFKAIYKAKRGEHGRGKDQHGKKGDDVFIKVPVGTVVKDYENGEIIADITEHGQKVLVAKGGKGGRGNMMFVSPTQRAPRYAEDGEPGEEKILLLELKLIADVGIVGYPNAGKSTFISVVSAARPKIADYPFTTITPNLGVVKGEYGESFVIADMPGLIEGAHKGVGLGTQFLRHIERTRLLLHFVDSSDFETPMDIRYEKIREELEKYSDELSKKKEIIVATKVDAANEEFLDNFRKYIEQIGKKNDYYEVSALTKNGVKELLKRVEKEIISLNEKDK
- the argB gene encoding acetylglutamate kinase — encoded protein: MEKLIEKANILIEALPYIRKFAGKTIVIKYGGHAMVDEKLKSCFAQDITLLKFVGINVVIVHGGGPQIGEMLKKLHIDSKFVSGMRVTDKETMNIVEMVLAGSVNKEIVKLINKHGGKAIGLSGKDGNLIKAKKLLIKKNDKFIKTPEIIDIGHVGLVEEVNTSVLENITKNFIPVIAPVGVDENFETYNINADLVASSVAKFLKAEKLILLTDVQGVLDKNKKLISTIKISEIEELKNNGTLTGGMIPKIDACKDAVENGVSKAHIIDGRITHSVLLELFTDSGIGTQVIK
- the selB gene encoding selenocysteine-specific translation elongation factor; this translates as MGIKSVIVGTAGHIDHGKSSIVKALTGTDPDRLKEEKSKGITIDLGFASFKKDDLIISFIDVPGHEALVKNMIAGATNFNICVLVIDAKEGIKAQTIEHCNIIDYLQIENLIVALNKVDLIDENILEKRLNEIKIFIEQYNFKNIEIIKTSVKDEDSITKLKETIIKYARNYTDNKIDFPFLMHIDRVFSLKGFGTIVTGTTNFGIIKQGDQVFTFPKNLKIKVKSIQNHNEKATEAMPNMRTAINLSDIKKNELNRGFILHKGDYYSTNKFYAQITVFKNIDSNFKIKSNKKYLIFYGTDYFYAKIILLDKKELTPGNTSYAVIMADKNIMTYPTERMLIRSGSPQLTIAGLTSIFCDDISLKKQNLLSLLQYIVKNEIKEALAILTQEQGYYIFKNLHQLFHIPEKEIRDLIKKYDYILFSNIICSKPKIDELIKNIINIIQNNDSINLNDLDDFKNLPDSLKEFLFNRIKNKLSENEFTFTVYTISKNKITPFEKKALVALSLMEKDLSVTNPANLVEKLNISKNEAEKIIFYLQNREKIKKISDNIFIPSSVLNTIVDKSITLAKEKGYVDIKNIKSIIQAPRKTIIAILEYLDKTNLFEKRDNKRFLKNN
- a CDS encoding response regulator; this encodes MNILLIDDEKSFHDILNILSKKFKFNFYSLYSSNNLEDTLKNQKIDYAFVDLNLKNEQGYVLLKKIKDLSPDTKCFIFSSSNVESLKTDNNQYKIIDKHKLVETITELINKTPDN
- a CDS encoding mechanosensitive ion channel family protein — translated: MSLFNSNIIKEHFYELIIIAALIVLFFFTKLIIGRLTKKLSINKSLSKTLNFLFIVLVIELAKNKMVFSPFLTKLLSFTEVSLIFLIFYNLIVKIYIEDFLIKHKKKYIKHILIDIVKLIILIIFVLSILRIVFNIDIITILTPSAILTAIIGLSMKDTIGNLISGLIIQIEKPFDVGDWIKVDDQTGEVVEINWRYTKLKTLDNVYLIIPNNTISSGNLLNFNKPEKSLRILLGIGVSYDTPPAKLKQVVSKVLENCIYVDKSKGINIYLKNYNDFSIDYDIAFWIKEYKFLRDAKDEIYSSLWYEFKMANIEIPFPIRTIINKDTSEEKPEEVDKDTINILSQIPIFESISTTILANIVRFSFINQYAEGSVIVKEGDSGDTMYIVLEGTLEVSKSGKKISELSKGAMFGEMSLLTGEKRSATVTAITDCRLLEITKPVFKVFLHNTSLYRNIEKLIEERSKKLKEFDNNDKKLDTQSTQSLLDKFKNIFNI
- the rpmA gene encoding 50S ribosomal protein L27 → MAHKKAGGSTKNGRDSQSKRLGVKKFGGEYVKAGNIIVRQRGTKFKPGKNVGLGKDYTIFSLIEGYVKFEDKGRMGKFISVYPERV
- the rplU gene encoding 50S ribosomal protein L21; its protein translation is MFAIVKTGGKQYTVKIGDVLKVEKLDVDAGSTVEIKDVLAVATEQDLVLGNPVVENAKVEVEVLEHGRDKKILVFKKKRRKDYKKRYGHRQYFTKIKVKDIKVG
- a CDS encoding LolA family protein, producing MRKIKIFIILIFLLIPCVLFANDVDNLINKYSKIKTIQANFLQKTLIKGFGEEYYSGKVYLIKGERLLWNYTSPYWQYYLFQNGVMEYYDSSLKQLMRQKINFENNVILQLIMDLGSLKKNFNVSLLNEDRLKLIPKNEIGIKYILLDFDNTFVKTMKSEDDAGNFTEIVFKDVLINKNIDESVFEIVVPLDTEVFDYTK
- a CDS encoding DUF721 domain-containing protein, translating into MKKINEVLNETLPKSISKTLSIVKLWREVCGDFISKLTIPLIIKDGILYVATSEHILKNEFSFVKDEIIERLNSFGLGIKDIRIILQFVEKKDTESVKFREITDKEKMIVERYANRIQDENLREKFKGAMLAYFKRYSLKDFINGNLDVE
- a CDS encoding nitroreductase family protein — protein: MDFYKLVNKRYSVRGYLSKHVEDEKIDYILKVARLAPSAANRQPWKIYIIKDKTVKTALCEAYPRSWLEEAPIIVVFVGLTDNNWIRNDGKDYLLCDVTIIADYFILAATEQGLGTCYIAAFDEAKVKEALNLPENEIPLLMTPLGYPKDGAIRERKRKELGEIVVTI
- a CDS encoding DUF362 domain-containing protein, which translates into the protein MAVVYYASLDNKKLNSPLNKLKKLFKRLQPENIFEKGSLIAVKTHFGELGNTAFIRPIFLRPVIEILKNIKVKPFLTDTNTLYVGMRTNSVDHLHNAFLNGFNYSTLQVPVIIADGLRGENSISINIDGELLNEVKLASDIVHSDGMVCVSHFKGHEVSGFGGAIKNLSMGCASREGKLAMHSVTRPSVHTEKCTACGLCKDACASDAITISKYAEITEKCTGCARCIAVCPQGAIGINWDETAENTSLKMAEYAYGVSNALKGKILYINIAKEISPACDCYPGNDRPVCEDIGFFASTDPVAIDKACYDMVIKRLGYDPFNKIYDYIDPLIQLKHAEKLGLGCLDYELKVVK